Proteins encoded within one genomic window of Chitinophaga parva:
- a CDS encoding DUF6600 domain-containing protein, which translates to MKQLVILLTSYILLSACSTTYQAAAEPAYYDDQPQQVGVTINGFYDQLSPYGRWISYPQYGQVWIPNAGPDFQPYATSGHWVYTDYGWTWVSDYSWGWAPFHYGRWFMDPAYGWVWIPGTDWSPAWVDWRTGGDYYGWAPMGPGITVGVSVGLEPNYWHFVPCRYITSPNIHNYYVDRSRNVTIIRNTTVINNTTVVNNNNYYNRGPRVNDVQRYTGSRITPVRINNADRPGAPTVNNNRLNIYRPAVRTTGTNTPGRTTPVNNNPAPGRTVTQPGNPGNRTPVTTPGNNVPVRGNDNNLPGRTNIPDRNSPDNRTPVTTPPANNNAPVRTQPVTQPRQPVNNNNNYPGRTQPVTQPSQPVNNNNNYPGRNSNVPNRTQPETRPSQPANYNRGNDPRIMNTPQPSRPANNPPAQSRPAPTPQPARTAPVRQAPVQQSRPAPAPAPAPRPAPTGTERTRG; encoded by the coding sequence ATGAAACAATTAGTCATTCTCCTCACCTCATATATCCTGCTGAGCGCCTGCAGTACTACGTACCAGGCCGCAGCAGAACCGGCCTACTACGATGACCAGCCACAGCAGGTAGGCGTTACGATAAACGGTTTTTATGACCAGCTGAGCCCTTACGGCCGCTGGATCAGCTACCCGCAGTACGGCCAGGTATGGATCCCCAACGCGGGCCCGGACTTCCAGCCGTATGCCACTTCCGGCCATTGGGTGTACACCGATTACGGCTGGACCTGGGTGTCTGACTACTCCTGGGGCTGGGCTCCCTTCCACTATGGCCGCTGGTTCATGGACCCGGCTTATGGTTGGGTTTGGATACCTGGTACCGACTGGAGCCCTGCCTGGGTAGACTGGCGCACCGGTGGCGACTACTACGGATGGGCGCCGATGGGCCCTGGCATCACTGTAGGTGTAAGCGTAGGCCTGGAGCCCAATTACTGGCACTTTGTACCCTGCCGGTACATTACATCTCCTAACATCCATAATTATTATGTGGACCGCAGCCGGAACGTGACCATTATCCGTAATACCACGGTGATCAATAACACGACCGTGGTGAACAATAATAATTATTATAACCGTGGACCCCGCGTAAACGACGTACAGCGCTATACCGGCAGCCGGATCACACCGGTGCGCATCAATAATGCTGACCGCCCGGGTGCGCCCACGGTGAACAATAACCGCCTGAACATTTACCGTCCGGCGGTGCGCACTACTGGTACCAACACGCCTGGCCGTACCACCCCGGTTAACAACAACCCGGCTCCCGGCCGTACGGTAACCCAGCCCGGTAACCCGGGCAACCGGACCCCGGTGACCACCCCCGGCAACAATGTACCGGTACGTGGTAATGACAATAACCTGCCCGGCCGTACCAATATACCGGACCGTAACAGCCCGGACAACCGTACCCCTGTGACCACCCCGCCCGCCAATAACAATGCACCGGTGCGCACCCAGCCGGTAACACAGCCAAGGCAGCCGGTAAATAATAACAATAATTACCCGGGGCGTACCCAGCCGGTAACACAGCCCAGCCAGCCGGTGAATAATAACAATAATTACCCTGGCCGTAACAGCAACGTACCTAACCGTACCCAGCCGGAAACACGGCCCAGCCAGCCGGCAAATTATAACCGCGGTAATGATCCCCGGATCATGAATACCCCGCAGCCCAGCCGCCCGGCAAACAACCCGCCGGCCCAAAGCCGCCCGGCGCCTACGCCGCAGCCGGCCAGAACAGCGCCGGTAAGACAGGCCCCGGTACAGCAGTCCCGCCCTGCTCCCGCGCCGGCACCGGCACCCCGTCCCGCACCTACCGGTACAGAACGGACAAGAGGATAA
- the atpC gene encoding ATP synthase F1 subunit epsilon, with the protein MQLEVLTPEKKLYTGEVYGVQLPGIDGSFEILDKHAPLIAALGKGKMKVLTDKNNAEFFTIAGGFVEMLNNTATVLIEGAE; encoded by the coding sequence ATGCAATTAGAAGTATTAACACCCGAGAAGAAACTGTACACTGGTGAAGTGTATGGGGTACAGCTGCCGGGTATAGACGGTTCTTTCGAGATCCTCGATAAGCACGCGCCCCTGATTGCGGCCCTGGGCAAAGGAAAGATGAAAGTATTGACCGATAAGAACAATGCTGAATTCTTCACCATCGCCGGTGGCTTCGTGGAAATGCTTAACAACACTGCCACGGTGCTGATCGAAGGCGCTGAATAA
- a CDS encoding DUF4279 domain-containing protein gives MQLPQLSRAELKNLLGKDNGDGVNVNRIMLSFMDFDYDPDLISQQLDLQPTGTGVAGEPIPGPPGAPQQLQDFTFWKYEWYVRTNDFIGDLLDAFMKEVILPRLDELEAISVNAETTLSITQYYHDGNNPNLHLTRDTLKVLQRMNAAIDLDIYCLAE, from the coding sequence ATGCAGCTGCCACAACTATCCCGTGCTGAATTAAAGAACCTGCTGGGCAAGGATAACGGAGACGGCGTGAATGTAAACCGCATCATGCTGAGCTTTATGGACTTTGACTATGACCCGGACCTCATCAGCCAGCAACTGGACCTGCAGCCTACGGGTACCGGCGTGGCGGGAGAGCCCATTCCCGGGCCGCCCGGCGCCCCCCAGCAACTGCAGGACTTTACTTTCTGGAAATACGAGTGGTATGTGCGCACCAATGATTTCATCGGCGACCTGCTGGATGCCTTTATGAAGGAGGTGATCCTGCCCCGCCTGGACGAGCTGGAGGCCATTTCCGTGAATGCGGAAACGACCCTTTCCATTACCCAGTATTACCATGATGGGAACAATCCCAACCTTCATCTCACCCGGGATACGCTGAAAGTTTTGCAGCGAATGAACGCCGCCATAGACCTGGATATTTACTGCCTGGCAGAATAG
- a CDS encoding GNAT family N-acetyltransferase: MPAKVSLKIAYPQAINPAVRTLYEAAFPKQERRDWEEEVTLLESGKLVLILIEYEGAFAGFLFCWPLHGFHFIEHFAVLPELRGNHIGRNVIAQMGETFGALVLEATPPVDGTAMRRLRFYENAGFQLFKQDYRQPPYREGDAPLHMRLLHRSLPEGATFESVSAAIFREVYKVIGQH, encoded by the coding sequence ATGCCAGCTAAAGTCTCGCTCAAAATTGCCTATCCGCAAGCAATCAACCCGGCGGTACGTACCCTTTATGAAGCCGCTTTTCCCAAACAGGAGCGCCGCGATTGGGAAGAAGAAGTCACCCTCCTGGAATCCGGAAAACTAGTACTCATCCTCATCGAATATGAAGGGGCCTTTGCCGGTTTCCTGTTCTGCTGGCCCTTGCATGGTTTCCATTTTATAGAACATTTTGCAGTACTCCCCGAACTGAGGGGTAATCACATCGGCCGCAATGTCATTGCCCAGATGGGCGAAACCTTTGGTGCCCTGGTACTGGAAGCCACGCCACCGGTAGATGGCACTGCCATGCGCCGCCTGCGCTTTTACGAGAATGCCGGCTTCCAGCTCTTTAAGCAGGATTACCGCCAGCCGCCTTACCGCGAAGGGGATGCGCCCCTGCACATGCGTCTTCTGCACCGGAGCCTCCCGGAAGGTGCTACGTTTGAAAGCGTGAGCGCCGCTATTTTCCGGGAAGTGTATAAGGTGATCGGGCAGCACTGA
- a CDS encoding SadB/YajI family lipoprotein, translating to MRNIIYLLVIFVLCGILALSYCGQQKRIHQLLNENERLNNETRHLRQEMNLSSNTAQQIADRRDILQREPTFVDQREYYRKNWQQFISISNSDYRTGLLGGIKDLTITARNQTEFPLDNVVVAVQYLRANGDVFKTETYTINNVPAKGSNSVAASNSRKGNKIQVKLISITSQALNFCWAHDKTASAGNPDPWKCAGN from the coding sequence ATGCGAAACATTATTTATCTCCTGGTCATCTTTGTGCTATGCGGCATACTGGCGCTGAGTTATTGCGGCCAGCAAAAGCGGATTCACCAGCTTTTGAATGAGAACGAACGCCTTAATAATGAGACCCGCCACCTGCGCCAGGAAATGAACCTGTCGTCCAACACGGCCCAGCAGATCGCTGACCGGCGGGATATCCTCCAGCGCGAGCCCACGTTCGTGGACCAGCGGGAATACTACCGCAAGAACTGGCAGCAGTTCATTTCCATCAGCAACAGCGATTACCGGACAGGTTTGCTGGGTGGCATCAAGGATCTTACGATCACGGCCCGCAACCAAACGGAATTCCCGCTGGACAACGTAGTGGTGGCGGTCCAATACCTGCGTGCCAACGGGGATGTGTTCAAAACCGAAACCTATACCATCAATAACGTACCAGCGAAAGGGAGCAATTCCGTAGCCGCTTCCAACAGCCGTAAGGGCAACAAGATCCAGGTGAAACTGATCAGTATCACCAGCCAGGCGCTGAACTTCTGCTGGGCGCATGATAAAACCGCCAGTGCAGGGAACCCGGACCCGTGGAAATGTGCCGGGAATTAA
- a CDS encoding YqgE/AlgH family protein, with protein sequence MSNLMPGTLLIADPFLKDPNFARSVVLLCEHQEEQGSFGFVINKLYDQTLNDLVPDIIQPNIPVYFGGPVQLDTIHFVHELPHLIEGSMQLLPGIYWGGRFDQVVALMNSGQLDVRKIKFFIGYSGWSSGQLQAELKEKSWIVSEASPRLIFKEAEQEIWKSSLRSLGRDFAIMANFPIDPSLN encoded by the coding sequence ATGAGTAACCTGATGCCTGGCACCTTGCTGATAGCGGACCCTTTCCTGAAGGACCCTAACTTTGCCCGTTCCGTAGTGCTGTTATGTGAGCACCAGGAAGAACAGGGCAGCTTTGGCTTTGTCATCAACAAGCTCTATGATCAAACACTTAACGACCTGGTACCCGACATTATCCAACCCAATATCCCCGTATATTTTGGCGGCCCTGTGCAGCTGGACACCATTCATTTTGTGCACGAGCTGCCCCATCTCATTGAAGGCAGCATGCAGTTGCTGCCCGGCATTTACTGGGGCGGCCGGTTTGACCAGGTAGTAGCGCTCATGAACAGCGGCCAGCTGGATGTACGCAAGATCAAGTTCTTCATTGGCTATTCCGGCTGGAGCTCCGGCCAGTTGCAGGCGGAGCTGAAGGAAAAATCCTGGATCGTTTCCGAGGCCAGCCCCCGGCTTATTTTTAAGGAGGCAGAGCAGGAAATCTGGAAGTCTTCCCTTCGCAGCCTGGGCCGCGATTTCGCCATAATGGCCAATTTCCCCATAGACCCTTCGCTCAACTAA
- the atpD gene encoding F0F1 ATP synthase subunit beta: MPNAGKIKQIIGPVVDVHFEGNLPEIYNALELTRDNGQKLVLEVQQHLGEDSVRCVAMDSTDGLVRGMAVVDKGAPIKMPVGDQIKGRLFNVVGEAIDGLGQIDTSNGYPIHRQPPKFEDLATDTEVLFTGIKVIDLIEPYAKGGKIGLFGGAGVGKTVLIQELINNIAKGYEGLSVFAGVGERTREGNDLMREMIEAGIVKYGSKFAHSMEEGGWDLSAVDKEELKKSQATFIFGQMNEPPGARARVALSGLTIAEYFRDGDGSASGGKDILFFVDNIFRFTQAGSEVSALLGRMPSAVGYQPTLATEMGLMQERITSTKNGSITSVQAVYVPADDLTDPAPATTFAHLDATTVLDRKISDLGIYPAVSPLDSTSRILTPTIVGEAHYNCAQRVKQILQRYKELQDIIAILGMDELSDEDKMTVLRARRVQRFLSQPFHVAEQFTGLKGVLVPIEETIRGFNMIMDGEVDQYPEAAFNLVGNIEDAIEKGKRLLAEAK, translated from the coding sequence ATGCCTAACGCAGGTAAAATAAAACAAATCATCGGTCCCGTTGTGGACGTGCATTTTGAGGGAAATTTGCCAGAGATCTATAACGCGCTGGAATTAACCAGGGATAACGGCCAGAAACTCGTACTGGAAGTACAACAGCACCTGGGTGAAGACAGTGTTCGTTGCGTGGCAATGGACTCTACCGATGGTTTGGTGCGTGGAATGGCAGTGGTAGATAAGGGTGCCCCGATCAAGATGCCGGTGGGCGATCAGATCAAGGGCCGCCTCTTTAACGTGGTGGGTGAAGCGATCGATGGCCTGGGCCAGATCGATACCAGCAATGGTTACCCTATTCACCGCCAGCCCCCGAAGTTTGAAGACCTGGCGACCGATACGGAAGTATTGTTCACCGGTATTAAAGTAATTGACCTGATCGAGCCGTACGCAAAAGGTGGTAAGATCGGCCTGTTTGGTGGTGCAGGTGTAGGTAAAACAGTATTGATCCAGGAACTGATCAACAACATCGCGAAGGGTTACGAAGGTTTGTCCGTGTTTGCCGGTGTGGGTGAACGTACCCGTGAAGGTAATGACCTGATGCGCGAAATGATCGAAGCTGGTATCGTAAAATATGGTTCCAAATTCGCCCATTCCATGGAAGAAGGTGGTTGGGACCTGTCTGCTGTAGATAAGGAAGAACTGAAGAAATCCCAGGCTACCTTTATCTTCGGCCAGATGAACGAACCCCCCGGTGCCCGCGCCCGCGTGGCCCTCTCCGGTCTGACCATCGCGGAGTACTTCCGTGACGGCGACGGCTCTGCTTCCGGCGGTAAGGACATCCTCTTCTTCGTAGATAACATCTTCCGTTTCACCCAGGCAGGTTCTGAAGTATCCGCACTGCTGGGCCGTATGCCCTCCGCGGTAGGTTACCAGCCCACCCTGGCCACTGAAATGGGCCTGATGCAGGAACGTATCACTTCCACCAAAAACGGTTCTATCACCTCCGTACAGGCGGTATACGTACCTGCGGATGACTTGACCGACCCGGCTCCTGCTACTACCTTTGCCCACCTGGATGCTACCACCGTACTGGATCGTAAGATCTCCGACCTGGGTATCTATCCCGCGGTGAGCCCCCTGGATTCTACTTCCCGTATCCTCACCCCCACCATCGTGGGCGAGGCGCACTACAACTGTGCACAGCGTGTTAAGCAGATCCTCCAGCGCTATAAAGAATTGCAGGACATCATCGCCATCCTCGGTATGGATGAACTGAGCGACGAAGATAAAATGACCGTACTGCGTGCACGCCGTGTACAGCGCTTCCTGTCGCAGCCCTTCCACGTAGCAGAACAGTTCACCGGTCTGAAAGGCGTACTGGTACCCATTGAAGAAACGATCCGTGGCTTTAACATGATCATGGACGGTGAAGTGGACCAGTATCCGGAAGCTGCATTCAACCTGGTAGGTAACATCGAAGATGCGATCGAAAAGGGTAAGCGTCTGCTGGCTGAAGCTAAATAA